GTCTGTTGGCGACCGTGTAATGAGCAAGTTGGCTCACATCCCCTACTCTGTCTACCCGGTTACCCCAGAACCCAGCAATTGGGAGGGAATGGGAGCAATTTGGCAGGCAAAGAAGTTGGGATGACGGAATGAATGAGGGGAGAGAGGTCCTGGGAGAGGGGGAGCTAGGGTCCCAGCTGTTGTCCTCCTGTCCTTCTGCCTGTGCTTGCTCTGGGTTAAGAGACCTTGCTAGTGCCCACTTTCAGGGTGTGCTTTAAGCTGGGTTTCTAATGGGAAGGCCAGCTTGATGCCAATCTCTGCAGTTCCTGAAGACAGGAGGTCTAGCTTTCCCCCTCTTATCTCCAGCCTTACACAGTCCCTGGCACTCTCCCCTTGAAGAAAGGGTGTGGGCACCGTGTGTGGACTCAGCTGATTTACTAGAACAAAGTGACAGTGATCCACCCCATGCCCCAGGCCTCGTTCCAACTGTCATCTAGCCCTCGTGTGCATAGCCCGAGGAGTCGTTTCACTAATAGCAGCAGCTGCAGCCACAGTGGCCATTTGCTCAGGGCCAGTAGCCTTTCATTGGCCTACAGGCATTTTCCACGTAATGTACGGTCTTTGCCTGGCCCACAATAactctccattttgcagatgaggaaactgacccTCAGAAAGTTGAATGCCTTGCCCAGGGCATCATGACTGAAAAGTCAGAATTGGAACCCCAGATCTGTCTGGTTCCAAAGCTGGGCTTGATTTTACTACCTTGTGGCCTGGAGACAGCAGGAGCCCAGTGTCTGGCTCTTAGTCTCCTGGGGGCCCTGatatttcttttctgctctccTCACCTGTCATTTTCCTCCCAGTGTCCCCCTCTGTGCTCTAGCCCCCCTGGGAGCCACAGGTAATTGGCATGTTGGGATATACATGTCCTTCTcgctcttgtctttttcttcattgtgagggagcaataaggaagaaaaagaggaaaaatactggtaagataaaattaatacaaaGGTGGGACCTAcacaaagaaagtaaattttCCTGATTTGACAATGGGTAGATCTGCTGAGTTTAGGAGAGGAAGGCCTGTTTGGAGGAAGGCAGGTCTGCAGACTGATTTCCTCCCATGCTACCCCAGGAGATCTTGGGGACGACATTCAGGTGGTGCTCTGGTGCACTGTCCCTCACTCAAGTAGGATACACATTCCTCAGGGAAGGGACTGGTTGAGAGATGTACAGGCTAGATCTAGGGAAAATCTTCAGGATCACATGGTGCAGGGCTAAAAGCAAGAACTTCTCTTCCACAGAGACCATTTAACTTGGAGACAGTCCCCCATCATACTGATACAGGAGGAGATCATACATACATGATACAGGAAGAACAAATCCCAGAGCAGAAGAATGGGAATTGAAGCGTCTGTGTTCCACCCAGAGgactctccttttctccttcctaccCCATTTTCCTGAATGTCCCAACGGGGCAGACTCATCGCCAAGACCGACAGTCTGTCCCGGTGTTACCCCGTCTTCCTTCTCACCCCCAGAGAGGCTCTAGGTCTTGGAGGCCAGAGGAGATGTAGGGAAGAGGGGCTAGCAAGGGGCACATATACTTCAAAGTGGTTTCTAACCCCTCTACTTGATTCATGAAGCTCTGTCCCCTTCTTGTCAAAAACCACTCTTGCCTTCCCAAGTCTTCTCTGGACCCGGTCACTGTTGCTGACTTGATCTTAGGGACTTcaaaggaaagaagcaaacaaaatacaAGGAGCGTGTGGAATCTACCATTAAGAATTCCGGGGGGCCTGGCCAGGAGGGTGGTGGCATGAGCATAAAGATGTTTTGCCGAAGTTGGGGCTTGATGAGTGTTGGAAGACAGGtttgaggaaggagagggagagactacAGAAGCCCTAGCTTGGCCAAAAAGAGGAACACGGGCATGCTTTTGGTTTTCCCCTCAATCCTGCCCAGCTCGCATTGCAAATCAGTTTCATTCTTAGTGGGGTTCTTCTGTGGGGTCAGCTGTCCCTAGTTCCCCTGCACTGGGCCCCCCTCACCAAAGGGCCAAACCAATGCCATCTGCCCAGCATTGGATCTTTGAGTCAGTAGTGGGAAGGCTGTGGGAGATTAAAAGGAGAAACCCGGCAAGAGATCCAGACAGCTCAGTGTCATTCAGAGGCTATGAGGCAAGAAGCTGGTGTCTGGTGGGATCCCACACACCCTGATCAGGGCTGGGGCAGATGTCActtctgtgtgcacacacaggtggCAATGGCTTCCCTATCCCTAGGGCTAGAGCTGGGTAGCTGACATGCCACCCTCTGATAGAAAACTGGGAATGGGACATAGGAGAAAAACCCTTCCCCCAAACTCAGGAGCTTACACATGTCCTCGGGAGCAGGCATTCCCCGCCATGCCTCAGAGGGGTGGTGTGTGTGGATGGCCAGACTATGCCCGTATCCCCCTCTATCTCTCCTCTAGGTGAAAGCTTTTTAGCATTGCTGTAGGGGTCACCTCCTCAACCCTGAGGCAATTTAGGTGTCCGAGAGacagggacagggaagggaaagagggtggGAAGAGGACTGGGCATCAGCATGCGCAAcgagtttctttttttcaactgaGGTAAATAAAAAAGCTTTATCCTGCAACACTCGGAGATGAGTCTGTGCACCCCCCAAGTCCCGGCCACCGTCCCCCTGCCTTTACATCAGGCTCTTGCGGTACTGACTGTGCTGAGTGCCTGGtgtgaggtgggggctgggggcctgaaGGTCCATCTGTCTGTACAGGTCCCTCAGCTCCCTGACCTCCTGCAGCACCCTCTTCGCCTGGCTCCAATTGGACGAGGCCTCTCCAAGCAGCCGCTCGGTCTCCAGCAGCCTCTGCTCGGACTCCGAATCGGGAGGGGACCAAGGGGGGTCCTTGGCCTTTCGCTTTCCATCTCCCAGTCCCTGAACCTCTGCCAGCAGCTCCTGAGTCTTCTCCAGTTTCCTGGCTACCAGGTCCTGGATCCGGGACAGCTGCCCCGGAAGGGATGGAATGAAGGCTGGGGGGTCCTCGGCCCGCAGCTGGGGGCTGCGGGCGGGGGCGGCGTCCCGCTGAGACAGGATCTCCTCCAAGGAAGCGCAGCGGCCTTTCTCCGTGGGGGTCAACttcttgggtgcctggggggTGTAGGTAGCCCCTCTGTCTGGCTTGTCCCAAGCTCGGGGCAGGCCGCTTGCTCGGTCTGAGGAGGGCTGGATACGGTCAGAGTCTGCTCTCCGCCGGCTGCCTGCCAGCGGGGCCACAGACTTGTCCAGGTCAACCCGGAAGCTCTCGGCACAAGAGGTGGGTTCCTCGGGAGAAGGGTCTTCCTCCTGGATCAGGTCCAAGGTCAGCATCCCATCCGAGGTAGAGGTGGAAgcctggaggggagagggcgGGAATGAAGGGGAAGAATTGCCAGCAGTGGGCCCTTCGGGACTGACTGGGAGAGAGACGCAAACTGGTCACTTCCCTCCTCGATGTGCCTTCCCTGAATGAGAAGCACGCCATCCTCACCAAGCCCTTgggcttttttactttttcttactcCTTTGATGGTGGTTTGaacctttctctcatttttctgtgATCTAAAGTAGCTTCTGCTGGTTCCCCCAATTCTCCACTTTACTATGAGTTTCCTGAAGAGTGTCTTTCTCCTCTGTCTAGTGGACTCTAAGCATCGAACTGGGTCTGACACACTCAGGATACTCCACACAGCAAGTAACTGTCCTCCTCCACCTGTACCCTCAGAGCCACACACCTCAACCGCTTCTGCTCCTGACAACCCTGAGCCCCTTGCCTTAAAACAAAACTTGTTCTATTTCCAGAATACTGTAATAAAAAACTGACAGGGGTGTTCGGTACCTCATGTGGATTGATACATAAATTGCTTCAATCCTTCCTCACAGCGACCCTTCAAGGCGGGCACGATTAACCGTCCCGCTTTAAGGGCAGTGACGTGCAGCTTCAGGGAATCACACAGAGAGAGCAAAGCACAAAGCTAGGCCCCAACCCAGTTCTGCCCGGTTCTACTGTACCCGGCTGGCTCTCTCCCTAGAGACCGAAGGCTCGGACAGGGAAAGGAACCACACTTTGTGTGTTACAGTGGTTCACAGTGAGCCTTCCTCCTGGAGACGACTGCAGTGCTTAATGCTGTCACCGGCCAGAATAGCCAGCCGCTGCGGGGTCGCTTACATTCCCTGGAACAGCATTCACCTCTTCTACTCCTTCACTTTCCTTGTGGGTATATCTCATTTCCCCACAAAGGATGAAATGAGGGCAAGGACTTTTGAACTCATAAGGTGCTAAATATTTTTGATATGGAGGAATCAGGCAGGGGGATGGGTAGAGGGACTGCCCCAGCCTTTGACCTTGGTACCACAAATGCCTCTGGTGGGCGGTCTCAGGTACCATCATGTCTGACATAGATGTGGAACCGGCCCTTCCACAACTTTTACTTTCTTACAATCTTACGTACCACGGCCATTAGGTGTCCCCGCGTTGGGGGGCGGCGGGAGTGTTGGATTTTTGCCCTGTCTCGAGTGGGGTGGGCGAGATAGCTGTCTTCCTCGACGGTGACCTGAAGAGATGCACTGTGAGTCATGGGTGCTCTTCAGAGACTCTGTCCTGACCCAGCAGCCCCTGAGGCCTGCACCTGCCTGGACTGGGAAATAAACCCACCCCATTAACTGCTTCTGAGAAGATCCAAGGGCAAGGCATTTACCGCACATGCGGGGCCTCTGGGGCTGGCCCCATGCATCACAAAGCAGGGAAAGAGGCGTTGTGGCAGAGGGACTTAGAAGGTAGGAGAATGGGGTTTTTAAAGGGAGCTAAAGAAGTGTAGCTGGTGGGGGGAAGCATGTAAGGGGGGGCCGCCCTGTAATCTCCCCCTTTAGTGAGTCACAATTACTGCCTCTGCGCCGGTGTTCCTCCCCTCCGGATGAGCCCCCTGACCTCATCCAAGATACGGTTCTTGGCTCGGGTGATAGCGGAGTTGAGGGCATTGATCCACAATTCCTTCTCTTCTGGACTAACTGCCAGGAAGATGAGGCTGGGAGCCTGTGGGGGAGACATTCGTGGTTCAGCCAGGGCTTTGCGGTTGGTGCCTCACTATGACAGTGAAGAAGTTACTGTCTCGTTCCCTCAGACCCAGCTCCTAGAAGGAGAGGCCTTCTGCTTCTGGAGTCATCCATAACCTAAGGAAACCAGCCTTTCTTCCTAGAAGGGGCCACAGCTTAGAGGTTGCTTTAGAAATGACCAGGGAAGAGTTAAGAAGGGTAATGGATACTAATATGGTGCTGGAGAGAATGAGAGGAGGTTCGGTAAAGGACATGTACCAAAGTAAAGATCTTTAAAGGTCTGAGTAAACAGAATGTGACAGGAACTTCCCTGAGGTCCCTCAGACAAGAGAAACTAGATTCAGAACTTCAACCACCCATCAGGGTACAGGGAAAAGTGATTTTCTCCCAAGAGATgtatgcgtgtgcgtgtgtgcatgcatgcgtgtgtgtgtctgtgtgagagagagagagagagagaatgagaggagagagagatatgATCTTTGTGGTCGGACAGTTTAAAGGCTGGCTTGCCCGGAGGGAAGGAAATGGCCAGGATATTCTGGGGTTAAATAACAAAAGTTGGCAGGAGAGCAAGTCCAGCCTCTGAACCTGGAGTGGAGAGGGAGAACCCGCAGAGGGAAGGgtttctcccctgccccctacACACAAGCGGGCTGAGGTTCCCGGGGCGGAATATACGGGACATACCGTGTTGCCAGGCTGCTTGGAGTGGGCAAGAGTAAACTTGCTATGATTTTTCTTGCTCCTGCTCTTGGATTTCCGGAGCTCTTCGCACTTCTCATAGTCACTCAGGTCAAATACCtcttgaatatttttctcatcttttaccTAGGGGAGGGTTAGAGGGGAGGTGCTGAGGAGAAAATTACTTGGTGCCTCCCCCAGAGTGTTAGTTTAGCCCTAACTTGGGAAGCAGAAGcctgaggagaagggagggatgaCAGGACAGGGGGGCTGTCCTACCCAAGGCCCGCTCGCAGGCCTTGCCCTGACTCCTCAGGCGGGCTTCCGTTTAAACCCCTTATCGGCACTCTCTTCAGCTAAGCTACTTGTTTCCGGAGCCCCACGATGTCACTCTGACCCTGTTTTGTCCTTCAAGACACGGCTTAGACGGCTAGTAGGTTAATCCTATCATCCTGAAGAAAGCAAGACCTGGATAGATGTGGATGCTGATCatccagagggaggagagaccaGCAGGGCCGGCATCAGGGCATGTCTGGAGGCAAAGGCCGCCTCTGGGCGCCCCcatcttattaaatatttgcacTGCTGCTTTAGTACCTGACCTGACTCCCTCCTCAGATCTACACTATTCTAGAGTCATCCACCTCATTCCTTTCAGGAGCTTCAGCACCACAGAAACAGCGTTCCCCTGTGTTCAGTTTGTTCAGACATGCTGAAAAATACACCTGTAGTTaaccctccttcttccctccaagGTACTCTGGCAACCCAACCTAGCCCCTGCAGGCCTCAAAAGCCATTTAAATCATCcacctctgggcacctgggtggctcagtcggttaagcgtctgattttggctcaggtcatgatctcatagttgctgagctctgtgctgccagctcggagcctggggcctgcttctgattctctgtctccctctctctctgcccctttcctctgcttatgtgcgcacacactctctctctctcaaattaagtaagtaagacattaaaaaacaatcctCTACCTCTCTCTAAACAAAGATGCACTTATACTGTCCCTGGAGGACAAAATTTCAGACTTGTATTCTGCTACTTCTTGCCATTGTTCCAATTTGAGAGCCTAAGCCCCTTACTGCCGGGCAGTTCTTGTGTCTAAACGTAGCCTTTCCTGCATGTGGTATCTATCTGGCACCCTGGTTCTACCCTTAGCAGCTGTAGCCAGCATTTGGCTCTGAACTCTCTTGCGGAAGGTCTAATCAGAGACCACAATCCTATCCATATCCTCTGACCCAACTAGCCTTTGCAGAGTGCCACAAATTCCAGTAACATTTCTGCCaaggtctgttttattttttcattattaaaaaaaaatgtttatttattttgagagacagcaagtgagcaggggaggggcagagagagagagggagagagagattttcaacgcaggccctgagctgccagcacgggAGCCCGACTTGGGCCTCAAACttatgaatcgtgagatcatggcctgagctaaaatcaagagttgggacacttaactgactgacccacccaggagccccaaagtcTGTTTTAAGACTTGCTGCAGGCCCAGCGGCTGATGCAGAGGAGGGGGGCTAATTGCACAGCCTCATTCGGGTCAATGACTGCTCGTATATCTGTCTGTTTGCCCTGGCACAGGGCTGTCCCTTTCCCAGGGCTCCCTGGCTTTGGGCCGGGAAGTGACCAGAGGCCTGGGAGGATTGTGGATGGAAGTGAGGAAGATGTCAGCAAGGGGATCCGAGAACAATTCCCAGAAACacggggcagggaggcagggtgaTGCATCAGGtcacctgccctccctcctcagaTTGGAGGCTATCAGCAGAGACCAGAAGCCCTGGAGAGGAAAGTGCTGGGTGTGTATATGCAACCAGGGAAGGAGAGTTACTTGTTCTGTTTCCCTtacaggaaggggagaagggaagggcaggaaCACGGCTGACAAGGAGCTCCAGGAAGCAGGGGACAGTGACAGGGGTCGGGCCCTGACAGGGCAGGGGTTCCCAGGGAAGATGGGTAACTCCAAGGCCCTTGTTCTCTGCTGTACGGTTTTTCCTCTGTCAAGTTCCCAAAGCCTCATTTATAATTTCCCATCTTCCAGAGTGAACCTTTCTTTTCCCCGGAGCCTGCAGAAAGGGATTTTCCCTTGCCAAAACAGATGCCCTGAACCCAGTCTCCTCTACCATGAGATCTCCCGAAGATCTagttcctgttgctctacatCAACCCCATGATCATAAGGTGCCCTTTGAGAATGAGGAAAATGATTAATAACAAATACAGAAGGATTTCCTTGGTGCAGGCAGTTGTGGGAGATCCTGCCTTTATGATAAGTAACGAAAAAGAAAAGACCACTGAAAAATCAAGAGGAGAGGGTTAAGAATATTTTTGCACTAACACATAGGTTACAAACATTATACTTTGCATTTCAAACACAGATCTTGAATCTCTTAGCTCCGGAGCTTATGGGAAGTGGACAGAATAGAGCCTAGAATCCTGGGTCAGCTTCACCCTCAGCCCAGGCCCGTTGTGGCACGGACGGGCTCCCAAGAAGAGAGGGGACAGTAGGCTGGTTCCCACTTCTCCTGTGCCTTTCTCAGCAGGAGCAGTGGGCCCCGTGACCAGTCAGATGCTCCTGACTCACAGGACACCAGGCATGGGAGGCTGAGGTCATTCCATCCTTCCCCCTGTCTCCGTACTCCTTCCTccacacacaagaaacaagtatGCTCTTTTGCCCCCCAGACTCTGTTCTTGGGACgaacataaacaagaaaaaaaatgtcttctttcttctacCCCTTTCACTGTTCTCATGGTTCCCCTCTGACGTGTAGGAAGTTCTCTCTGACTGCTCACCAGAGTTTCCTGCCATTATGAAGTTTGAGGAAGACAGGAGATACACTTTGACACTTGCttcttagtattattttttaaactggaaagcCAGCCAATTATGGAAAAACCTATAGGATTTGGGATTGGGTAGAAGTGgcccttaaaaataaatcctgcaATCAAATTCTtctctcacctccctccatcaccaAGTTCCTGGCTTAGTGTAAACAGTAAGGCTGAAACACCCTGAAGGGgatgtctctctctggccctgacACAGCTTTGTTCTTCCCTACTTGCCTAGGTAGATGTTCTGTTCGGATGAATACTTTCTCTAGGACTGCGCGTGTGGCTGTTTCAATACCATAAAAGGATTTATTTACCTAAATATAGTCTGCAGAAAGCAGAAGAGGTTAGAACTCAGGGTGGACTCCCTGGAGCCTCCGGGGGTTAGGGAACACGGGATTGGGGGAAGAGGGGCCCATCCTACCAGGGGCGCAGGGGACAGTCTCCCAGGCTATGCTGACACAGTCTCAGAAGGTAGGGGCTGGAATGACTTCTAACTCACGGAGGGGCAACTCAGTTTCTCAAGTGGTACGGGTCTCTCGAATTATAGAGATAAAAAAGAGTCTGGATTCAATGATCTGGGCTCAGGTTCTGAATGTGGACTGTGGGCTTCATTTTAACTCTGCAGAGACTTACAAGAGTTCGTGACTCCATTTGTCTCCTTTCTGATACAAATGGGGGAAGTTGGGAATGGTGGAGAATAcgttccttgccttttttttttctttaaatggattAGGAAGCATACTGGCTAGTAACCTTGGCTTCAACAGAAACAACTACACTCACAGATACTCTACCTGAGGTCATGTGAGGATGACCCAGGGCTGTGCATGTTTTCTGTGATTGGGACAGCTGCACTGGTGAGATGACCTGCGTAGACCTTCCTTctagagacaggaaaagaggagGCTAGCTGGCTTAGGGTTGGGGGGGACAGGAAGGGGTGGAGGAGAAGCTGAATAGAGTTTTTCAGCAGcagtagcaaagaaaaaaaaatcctaccttcAGCCAGCTGCCAGGACGGGGTACGGGGCAACAGGGGACACTTAGAACTTTTGGGACCTCTTGCGAGGGGGGTTATTGTCATTGCCAGAAAGGTGTTTGCAAAGAAAATTCATTAAATAAGATGCACACTCAACTTCGAATTCCAACCCGGGTCTTCTAGAGAAGGGGTGACCTCTCTCTGCAGATCTGATGGGGGTAGAGACCAACCGAATTGCTGAACTTGCTTTTGGAACAAAATGGGGgttgagggcagggggaggacgGAGATAGGGAAGTCCCCTGTGGAGGGACAAAACGGGGAATATGAGAAAACGGGGACAGAGGTGGTAAAGGGCACCTACCTCCTTCTCAGAGATGTACAGCTGGTCCCCCTTCAGCACCACATAGCGGTTTTTCCAAATCTCCCTGAAAATCCCTTTCCCGCAGAATTTCCGGACCCAGCCGACCTTCTCCGGAGGTGCGGACGGATGGTTTCCATCCTGAGGCCCCTGCCCCCGGGCAAGAGCAGAACCGTCCGGTTAGGGGGCTATCGCTTTTCCCTCCTCTCGTTCCGTCCCTCGCGACCCCCCTCGGCTCCCCTCGCCCCTTCTTTCCCGcgaccgccccctccccccaccccctccccaggctggacTCAGGGAGCCCAACGTTCGCTCCCCACTTCTCGGCAGGTCTGCGCTCGGGGCAACTCTCTCCCCCACGGCCGCCCTCCCTCGTCCCCCAGATAACTCCAAGTGCGAGAGCGGGGGGCCAGGGCCCAGCCTGGGTGGAGGGCAGCCTCGGGATCGCCGccgggccccccgcccccgcctgcaGCCTCGGGCCCCGCCACGCCGGGAGAAACGGcgtttcattttctctcattgtCTCCTCGCCGCCACAGAGCACACGCAGGCGGCGGCCGGGagcccgggggagggggcgccgtggggggggggggcggcgggaggaAAGTGAGCCAAGTCCGCGCCCCCGAGCCGAGTCCCCGCACGGAAGCCCCCGGGGCGGCGGGGCTGGGGCCCTCGGAGCGGTGGGTGGCGGGCGCGGGCGCACTCACCCTCTTGGCGGAATTGTTCTTCTTCATCGTTCCGGGTGGGCGCGGGCGCGGGGGAAGGGGCGGCTGGCGGAGCTGCCCCCGGCGCCGCCGCCGCTCCGCCCTCCCTCTCCCGGACGCTCCCCTTCTTTGTAGCTCCGGTTACACTAGAGGCCGGCCTCCCTCGCActcgcacacacacgcacgcccgctccccgccccccggcgCCCTCCATCCCGGCGCCCACGCGGCCCGGGCCCCCGCGCGCCCCCGCCGCCTGctccccggcccggcccgcgCCCTGCCGTTCCATCCGCCGGCCCGCTGACGTTGCGAGTTCAGAATAAAGGGCGAATCGCGGAGCCGGAGATGGtgcgctcccccaccccccctcctttGTTTCTGACTCGCTGAGGGTGAAGAAGACGGACCCAAACCCAGCCGGAGAGCGGCTCCCCGGGGAAGGGGGGGCGCGGGACCCACGCTCGCACCTGCGGCCCGAGCGAGAGGTGGGGCCCGGGAgacccccacccgcaccccccaccccgccggaCCTGCCCGGACAGACCGCGGAGGCAGCCGGAGCGGATAATAGGGAGAGGTTTAGGAAGACCGAGATAACCCAGATCGAGATTGGCTCCCtcccaaacagaaaacaaaaacaagagcg
Above is a window of Panthera uncia isolate 11264 chromosome C1 unlocalized genomic scaffold, Puncia_PCG_1.0 HiC_scaffold_4, whole genome shotgun sequence DNA encoding:
- the PLEKHO1 gene encoding pleckstrin homology domain-containing family O member 1, with amino-acid sequence MKKNNSAKRGPQDGNHPSAPPEKVGWVRKFCGKGIFREIWKNRYVVLKGDQLYISEKEVKDEKNIQEVFDLSDYEKCEELRKSKSRSKKNHSKFTLAHSKQPGNTAPSLIFLAVSPEEKELWINALNSAITRAKNRILDEVTVEEDSYLAHPTRDRAKIQHSRRPPTRGHLMAVASTSTSDGMLTLDLIQEEDPSPEEPTSCAESFRVDLDKSVAPLAGSRRRADSDRIQPSSDRASGLPRAWDKPDRGATYTPQAPKKLTPTEKGRCASLEEILSQRDAAPARSPQLRAEDPPAFIPSLPGQLSRIQDLVARKLEKTQELLAEVQGLGDGKRKAKDPPWSPPDSESEQRLLETERLLGEASSNWSQAKRVLQEVRELRDLYRQMDLQAPSPHLTPGTQHSQYRKSLM